A region of Mauremys mutica isolate MM-2020 ecotype Southern chromosome 2, ASM2049712v1, whole genome shotgun sequence DNA encodes the following proteins:
- the LOC123363319 gene encoding cathelicidin-1-like: protein MASCWAVLLLLVTVAAALPVKTPQPYEKAIARAIDFYNQGPTVKYAFRLLTSTPPPEVAQGTISNILQLNFTIMETTCLASDKAAVEQCAFRENGLVRDCSGHVSTQETCPVVAITCDVAPAQAQKSSVTAFPSSASGVNPEIEEGNASLADLPVPHAGSSPGIEAQVGTAPGIALFLTA, encoded by the exons ATGGCGAGCTGCTGGgcggtcctgctgctgctggtcacCGTGGCCGCCGCCCTCCCCGTGAAGACCCCTCAGCCCTACGAGAAGGCCATTGCCCGGGCCATCGACTTCTACAACCAAGGACCAACGGTGAAATATGCCTTCCGCCTCCTGACATCCACCCCTCCGCCTGAAGTG GCCCAGGGCACCATATCGAATATTCTTCAGCTGAACTTCACCATCATGGAGACCACGTGCCTGGCGTCAGACAAAGCCGCTGTGGAGCAATGCGCCTTCAGAGAGAATGGG CTGGTCAGAGACTGCTCAGGACACGTCTCCACCCAGGAAACATGCCCTGTCGTCGCGATCACCTGTGACGTTGCCCCTGCGCAG GCGCAAAAATCCTCGGTCACGGCATTTCCTTCTTCCGCAAGCGGGGTTAATCCAGAGATCGAGGAGGGGAACGCAAGCTTGGCAGACctgcccgtgccccacgctgGAAGCTCACCAGGAATCGAGGCGCAAGTCGGAACCGCCCCAGGGATCGCACTTTTCCTCACGGCCTAG